One genomic region from Candidatus Cloacimonadota bacterium encodes:
- a CDS encoding carbohydrate ABC transporter permease produces MRRSITYLILTICGISMVVPFIWMVTTAVKSQLEVNKGNVGFLPIEKYSAYNDGSDEYRIKIIKTEKDSSWVNLIDDEGKIFSAFRKIPNAAITKKTKIKFHFDNFVTAFNKVPFNRYFLNTLIVSFSVVFGVIVTGSLAAYAFAR; encoded by the coding sequence ATGAGAAGAAGTATAACCTATCTGATCTTGACGATATGCGGGATTTCCATGGTAGTTCCCTTTATCTGGATGGTTACGACTGCTGTTAAATCCCAACTGGAAGTGAATAAAGGCAATGTCGGTTTCCTTCCCATCGAGAAATATTCTGCTTATAATGACGGTTCAGATGAATATAGAATAAAGATCATAAAAACGGAGAAAGATAGTTCCTGGGTAAATCTTATCGATGATGAAGGAAAAATATTCAGTGCTTTTCGGAAAATACCGAATGCAGCGATCACTAAAAAGACAAAAATCAAGTTCCATTTCGATAATTTCGTTACTGCCTTCAACAAAGTTCCGTTCAATAGATATTTCCTGAATACCCTGATCGTCTCGTTTTCTGTTGTTTTTGGAGTGATCGTAACGGGTTCGCTGGCTGCTTATGCTTTTGCCCG